A window from Pirellulales bacterium encodes these proteins:
- the atpC gene encoding ATP synthase F1 subunit epsilon has translation MSGVRVLTCIVVTPEMTVRESPAQFVVVPLYDGELGIAPGHSAMIGRLGYGELRIVEGGRTDRFYVDGGFVQVSGNVVSVLTNRAMPASQLDTQSAADQLEATRRRPAHTPELLAIRERAELQARAQLRVAGRAGR, from the coding sequence ATGAGCGGCGTCAGGGTTTTGACGTGCATCGTCGTGACGCCGGAAATGACGGTGCGGGAATCACCGGCCCAGTTCGTCGTGGTACCACTGTACGACGGTGAGCTTGGTATCGCACCGGGCCATAGCGCCATGATCGGGCGGCTCGGTTATGGCGAACTGCGGATCGTCGAGGGAGGACGCACTGATCGTTTCTACGTCGACGGCGGATTCGTGCAAGTCTCGGGAAATGTCGTTTCGGTGCTTACCAATCGTGCCATGCCGGCTTCGCAACTCGATACGCAATCGGCTGCCGATCAGCTTGAAGCGACCCGACGCCGACCCGCCCACACGCCCGAGCTGTTGGCGATTCGCGAGCGGGCCGAGTTGCAAGCACGAGCCCAACTCCGCGTGGCCGGTCGGGCCGGACGCTGA
- a CDS encoding sulfatase-like hydrolase/transferase, with product MHTVRRIAFLLIVCLAGASFHPDRPAVAAGRKDVADRPNILLLVVDDLRPDALGAFDNPVVKTPHLDSLVHGGFAFHNAYCLGSNSPAVCSPSRNMLLSGQSYFRNWPGGLAPGDGPNLPDAMKAVGYETYHHGKHGNVARAIHQRFDHTKYLADDEQERRSGEPGHTIADAAIDFLQTRRLTSPWLMLLEFESPHDPRVADRRFLDLYHREQIPLPRNYMPLHPFDNGEMLVRDERLAPWPRSEEEIRRQLHEYYAVMSGLDFHIGRLLAKLDELQLRKNTLIIFASDHGLAIGSHGLMGKQNLYEHSMRTPLVFNGLGIKPGSSEALVYLLDVLPTLCELVQASPPPEIDGQSLAGILSGRQTKVRDTLFTAYRDAQRAVRDERWKLIRYPLVDRTQLFDLREDPDELVNLANDPAQSGRMALLTQHMQQWQKRLGDKSPLVVTEPRPAEFRLPRE from the coding sequence ATGCACACCGTTCGCCGGATCGCCTTTCTACTCATCGTCTGTCTCGCAGGCGCGAGCTTCCACCCAGACCGCCCGGCCGTTGCCGCCGGGCGGAAAGACGTTGCGGATCGACCGAATATCTTGCTATTGGTGGTCGATGACCTGCGCCCCGACGCGTTAGGAGCATTCGACAATCCGGTGGTGAAAACTCCCCACCTCGATTCTCTGGTCCACGGGGGCTTTGCCTTTCACAACGCCTACTGTCTAGGAAGCAATTCGCCCGCGGTTTGTTCTCCCAGCCGCAACATGCTGTTGTCCGGGCAATCGTACTTTCGCAACTGGCCGGGCGGATTGGCGCCGGGCGATGGCCCGAACCTGCCTGACGCCATGAAGGCCGTAGGCTACGAAACCTATCATCACGGCAAGCACGGCAACGTGGCCCGCGCGATCCATCAGCGTTTCGACCACACGAAATACCTGGCCGACGACGAACAAGAGCGCCGCAGCGGCGAGCCCGGGCATACGATCGCAGACGCGGCTATCGATTTTCTCCAAACGCGCCGGCTGACGTCGCCCTGGCTAATGCTGCTCGAATTTGAATCGCCGCACGATCCCCGCGTGGCCGATCGCCGGTTTCTCGATTTGTATCACCGCGAACAGATCCCGCTGCCGCGTAACTACATGCCGCTTCACCCGTTCGATAATGGCGAGATGCTGGTCCGCGACGAACGCCTCGCCCCGTGGCCGCGCAGCGAGGAAGAGATCCGCCGGCAATTGCACGAATACTATGCCGTCATGTCGGGACTCGACTTTCATATTGGCAGGCTGCTCGCCAAGCTCGACGAGCTGCAGCTGCGAAAGAACACGCTTATCATCTTTGCCTCGGACCACGGTCTGGCCATCGGCAGTCACGGGTTGATGGGCAAGCAGAACCTCTACGAGCACTCGATGCGGACGCCGCTGGTGTTCAATGGGCTTGGCATCAAGCCCGGGTCGTCCGAAGCGCTCGTGTATTTGCTGGACGTGTTGCCGACGTTATGCGAGCTAGTGCAAGCGTCGCCACCCCCAGAGATCGATGGCCAGAGCCTGGCCGGCATCCTCAGCGGCCGCCAGACGAAAGTACGTGACACTCTATTCACGGCGTATCGTGATGCGCAGCGCGCCGTGCGCGACGAACGTTGGAAGCTGATCCGCTATCCGCTTGTCGATCGCACGCAACTTTTTGATTTGCGGGAGGATCCGGACGAACTTGTGAATCTGGCCAACGACCCGGCCCAGTCCGGCCGCATGGCACTCCTGACGCAACACATGCAGCAGTGGCAAAAGCGGCTGGGGGATAAATCGCCATTGGTCGTCACCGAACCACGACCGGCAGAATTCCGGCTGCCGCGCGAATGA